The window CAACCTTACTTCCATCGGAAGTATATATAGGAAAATTAGGCGAATTACTTTCGTAATAATCAAGATTTGGGCCCTCTCGCCTACCAACTTTACCATTACTAATTATTTTGTACGAAATCGGCACAAATACGCATTGACCCTCACTATACCCGTCAGGTATTGGCGTATAATCCCCATGAGCAACTTCATACGTTCTCACATCAAGGCTCTTGACCTTGTATCCAGCATTGTATATAGACTGGCCCTCAATGTTAACACCTCGAATTGTTGCGCCGGTAATTAATCCGCCATTGATATGGGAACCCGTAATGTTACCATTTGAGTCAACTTTAAATGACCCGTTTTCATTTTGGATTTCTGTGCCAATTAGCTTGCCACCTCGAAGTGTGCCGCCGATATATGCAGATAGAGCAGACAAACTATCCACTTTCAATTTATCAGCAGTTATTGAGTTCGCCTGTATCATCCTATTTGTGATGATATTTCCATCTATAAGAGTATCACCAGTAATATGAATTAATTTACCCTCAATCTTAACGCCGCCCTCATAAAGGTTTATTCTTGACAAAATTGCATTCCCATCTAATGCTTTAAGACCTTTTGTGACTTTAAGTTCGATACCATTGTCGAGTTGAGTTATACGAGATTCTACATCTCTGTTCAAGTTTTCAACTTTAGTACTATATTCCTTAGATACTTTATTAAATTCTGCACTGAGTTCGTTAACTCGTTTATCAAATTCTTTTAGCCCTAAACTTTCTTTATCTAATAACGCTGGATCTATTGTTGCCGATACAGTGACTAATAATTCATCGGATTCAATTCCTTCACCTATAGCATCAATAAATGCCGCCTTTACACGATAAATATCCGCATCACCAGTGTAAGTTATTGTATTCCCTGTGGAATTAAGAATATCTGTCTTTGCAGAACCTACAATATAAAACCGAATACTATTAGCAGTACTTGGCATATTTGATACTAATAAGGCAAATCCTTTGACCATATTTACAGATGTTACTATTGGTGCTTCTAGCTTTTGGAAATCATAGGATACATTTAACCCTGGCCCATATCCTTTTACCGGATTATGTCCATAAATTAATAGGTCTCCTTTTCTATTTTTAAGTTGTATTATCTCTCTAATAGAATTTGATTTTACAATCAAGCCTTGTAAATCACCTGTATTACTATTACTTCTGACTTCATAGAAATCAATATAAGTATTTGTGATTGGAGTCCATTCAATTAATACCCCTTCTTTTGTTAATTCAATACTTGCTGAATTAACTTTATCAGGAACTGCTATACTTCCCTCTGTAATTGTGATTTGAATACTTACCTTTGTAGCAGTTTCAGATTCAATCCCAGACGTATTAATGGCTTTAATCCCAAATGTATATATCTTGCTTTCTGTTGCAAAGAACGTATAATTTGTGGCCCCTATATAATTTACAAGTTCCTTTCCGGCATCATCATATAAACGGTATCCATATATATCCGGCTCTTGATTTGGCGCCCATTGTAAATGTAGTATGCTACTATTTATAGAATCCTGTACTACCGTAAATTGTTTTACCATTGCTGGTGCTGTTTCCTTTCCAGCAATATATATGGTCTTTTCTATGCCAGGACCTGCAATTCCTAAATCATTTAAACATATAATACGAACCACATAATTTTGTGTTGTAAGTACTGATCTAATGACTGCTGATGTTTCGTTGCCACTGAATGTATTTAGTAAAGTATATGTTTCTTCGTTTGTACGCTTGTAATATACCTGTATTTGTTTGCACTGATTACTAATTGGTAACACCCAATCAACCTTGATATCACATAATACAGTTCCATCTTTTAACGTATTTACAATCTTAGTTAACTTAATATCCTTTACCGATAATTCTTTTTCTACCTTGGCATAATCAATTACAGGATATCGGCTATAATCAAGTTCATATACAGCCGCATCATATTCTGTAGCTGTTATTGTTACCTGATTATCACCATTCTTTGTAATTTTTGTAATCCTAAATGGTTTGACTTCCTTATTTGCTTCACCGAGCATATATGGATCATATCGTTTAGGTAATTCTTGTTGTGAGAATTCACCAATTACAGTAATTGTATCTGTATTCGTTTCCTCTGTTACTGCTTGGATTTGCTTTGTAATAATACTGTCATCTTCTAACCGAATCATAATGCTATGATTTTTATTCGGTTTCAATACAACAAATTTATCCAATACGACTGTATTGCCTTCTGCTTTTACAATTCGGCCGCTAGCATCTCCGAATTGAGGTACCGCATGATTGATGCCTATAACATCACCATATTCACACACCATACCGCCTATATCTGTACCAAATGTAACAGTCTGTAACTGTCGCTCATTTGTGGCCATTAGATACATTCCTTCTCTGTATGCTTGTGAACGTCTTGTTACACCAAACAATGATAATTTAGCCGTATTATCATTCTTCCTTAAATTGTTTGCATAGTTTGGACTTCGCACCATAAATACAGTATTTTTGTAGTCATTATCTGTATCATTGTACGTAATTTCTACTGAGCGGGCCCTATCGTCCCTAGATGAATATTCGCCTTTAAAAGATGACTTTACTATTTGCCCCTCTCCAAACACCTGTACAATATTACTTGGTCTATCCACCACTATGCCATATTGTGTCCCATGCCTTAATATTGTGGCTCGTCCGGATGTTGCTGCCTTTTGTGCCGCTTCCCATCTTGTCTGTGTTGTATCCATGACCGCATCAAATCTGAACCTTCGTTCTTTTTCTCCACTAATCATAGATACTTCTTCATCTGCATAAGCCGCCGCACTTTTCCATTCATCCCAATACTGTTTGAAATTGTTAGCCGGTACACCTTCAACTACATATTCTTCAACATTTGTATTAATGTTATACAATCGCTTAGAATTGTGTAACATATCATATGCAGCCCATATTGGGTTCTTTGCATCTTTTTCAACATATGTTCCTGTATCCCAATCAAATACATGTACTGTATTTCTAATTTGTCTCCAGTTGACATTTGGAATACCTCCGGATAGTTGGTTAGTTGCCTTAATGCGTAATCCAATTAACACCTTACCTGGTCTACTGTATGCGCTATCCATAATAAAGCTTGATAGCGTTGACCATGTCATATAAGCTGTTGCTCTTGTTGTCGTTGGTAACTTAGTACCTACAACCTTAATATCATATTGTCCTGCCTCAGGCATTTCAAATTGATATGATCTACGCACAGCTTGACTAGTTGCTTTTGTAAGACTAAACGTAGACTTCTGAACAGTAATGGTTATGGTGCCTTCTTTTTTCATAAAGATTTCTCGTTTCTTTAAGTCAAAAGATATTATGCCATTATCATAATGTTCACCATACTTTGCCTCTTTTTTCTTACCACTTATACTACCAGTTACACTTAGAGTATCTTTATCTTTTTTTGCTACTAATGTCCATACCTCTAACGGTGCTGAGTTACCTATGGATTTCACATTTGTAACTATATTTGATAATCTTCCGTTTGATTTAACAATGTGATTACTATCATCACCGCCAAAATCTTTCCATACCGTTGTGCCAGTTTTTCTATACATAATTTGAAACTCGGCTGTATTCTTATCATAATCGCCGCTATCATTTACCTTGTATAATCCATTAGGGAATTCAACTGTTACTTCTAACTTCTTAGCTTTCTTAGTATCTGTTGTTCTAATTAATGGTTTATTTTCAGCACACTCAAGACCTATTGATTGGTCTAATACAGTAGTTGGAAAGAATGATATCGGTTCTTGATTATTTTCGCCTAACCTTGTTTCAATCTGAACATCCGTAAAGTTTTCTATAGGTGTTGTCCCAATGCGGATATTACTAATACTATCCACAGGGCCCCATCCGCCACAATACAATAAATTCAAATATTGTACATTTTTATCTTGATCATCTGTATTTGTTGTCTCTACATGACACATTAATAATTGAGGGGTTGGTATGCATTCACCATATGTTTCTGCAATCACACCACCTTCATATGTCTGTACGCTTGGCAATGACCATCCATAAGATGTACTTTGTGAATTTTCTGATGTACTACCTATTTGGTTTAATCGGAGCATACTATTTATCAGCTTACCGCCAACCATTGTAATAGCCCCTGTCATGAGTCCAATTGCTAATTTACTAGCTGTTGCAGGTAGCCACTTTGCAGCCAATACAGGTGCATAAACTGCTAATGCTAACATGGCTACCATGCCAAGTATACCCTTTAGACTTTTACCTATATGGGGAGTTACTATAATTTGATTCCCATCTTGTGGAAAGCAATTTACAGGGTCCAATACAAGTATTCCATTTAGGTACACATCTTTATCTATTGGATCTAAATAAGAATAGAGTGTACCATCTGTACACTCTACCTTTTTTCGTTCCTTTTTATTCGGTTCAAACGGATTCTTTATTTCAACAATTTCAATCATTATATAATGCCCTTTCTGTTGGAATATAGAAACCTAATATTCTTGACTTCCATTTACGAACTCTATCAATTACTACACCTGTTTCATGACAATAGGCATGAATAAAATGACCATTGCCAATATAAACGCCGCAATGGTTCGCCCATTCATTTTCTGCCAGTCGAATAATCACCAAGCATCC of the Veillonella parvula genome contains:
- a CDS encoding host specificity factor TipJ family phage tail protein, with the protein product MIEIVEIKNPFEPNKKERKKVECTDGTLYSYLDPIDKDVYLNGILVLDPVNCFPQDGNQIIVTPHIGKSLKGILGMVAMLALAVYAPVLAAKWLPATASKLAIGLMTGAITMVGGKLINSMLRLNQIGSTSENSQSTSYGWSLPSVQTYEGGVIAETYGECIPTPQLLMCHVETTNTDDQDKNVQYLNLLYCGGWGPVDSISNIRIGTTPIENFTDVQIETRLGENNQEPISFFPTTVLDQSIGLECAENKPLIRTTDTKKAKKLEVTVEFPNGLYKVNDSGDYDKNTAEFQIMYRKTGTTVWKDFGGDDSNHIVKSNGRLSNIVTNVKSIGNSAPLEVWTLVAKKDKDTLSVTGSISGKKKEAKYGEHYDNGIISFDLKKREIFMKKEGTITITVQKSTFSLTKATSQAVRRSYQFEMPEAGQYDIKVVGTKLPTTTRATAYMTWSTLSSFIMDSAYSRPGKVLIGLRIKATNQLSGGIPNVNWRQIRNTVHVFDWDTGTYVEKDAKNPIWAAYDMLHNSKRLYNINTNVEEYVVEGVPANNFKQYWDEWKSAAAYADEEVSMISGEKERRFRFDAVMDTTQTRWEAAQKAATSGRATILRHGTQYGIVVDRPSNIVQVFGEGQIVKSSFKGEYSSRDDRARSVEITYNDTDNDYKNTVFMVRSPNYANNLRKNDNTAKLSLFGVTRRSQAYREGMYLMATNERQLQTVTFGTDIGGMVCEYGDVIGINHAVPQFGDASGRIVKAEGNTVVLDKFVVLKPNKNHSIMIRLEDDSIITKQIQAVTEETNTDTITVIGEFSQQELPKRYDPYMLGEANKEVKPFRITKITKNGDNQVTITATEYDAAVYELDYSRYPVIDYAKVEKELSVKDIKLTKIVNTLKDGTVLCDIKVDWVLPISNQCKQIQVYYKRTNEETYTLLNTFSGNETSAVIRSVLTTQNYVVRIICLNDLGIAGPGIEKTIYIAGKETAPAMVKQFTVVQDSINSSILHLQWAPNQEPDIYGYRLYDDAGKELVNYIGATNYTFFATESKIYTFGIKAINTSGIESETATKVSIQITITEGSIAVPDKVNSASIELTKEGVLIEWTPITNTYIDFYEVRSNSNTGDLQGLIVKSNSIREIIQLKNRKGDLLIYGHNPVKGYGPGLNVSYDFQKLEAPIVTSVNMVKGFALLVSNMPSTANSIRFYIVGSAKTDILNSTGNTITYTGDADIYRVKAAFIDAIGEGIESDELLVTVSATIDPALLDKESLGLKEFDKRVNELSAEFNKVSKEYSTKVENLNRDVESRITQLDNGIELKVTKGLKALDGNAILSRINLYEGGVKIEGKLIHITGDTLIDGNIITNRMIQANSITADKLKVDSLSALSAYIGGTLRGGKLIGTEIQNENGSFKVDSNGNITGSHINGGLITGATIRGVNIEGQSIYNAGYKVKSLDVRTYEVAHGDYTPIPDGYSEGQCVFVPISYKIISNGKVGRREGPNLDYYESNSPNFPIYTSDGSKVGLMGTRRAYAARTFSNDTTRNLKTGWIYVLVIARQ